The Pseudomonas triclosanedens genome has a window encoding:
- a CDS encoding DUF1329 domain-containing protein, whose translation MQATTMIKGAILGLSLLACSVQAAVSAEEAAKLGTSLTPMGAQKEGNADGTIPAWNGGLQPGAAHVENGFLSDPFPNDKPLFVISAANAEQYKDKLTAGQLAMFKRYPDSYRMPVFQTRRTAASPQSVYDAVKQSAVSTQETNDGNGLANFTSHYYAFPIPKNGVEVVWNHMTRYRGTNQHRETVQATPQTNGSYNTINFVEDVAYPQMLKDADAAQSSNVLFYYKQQVTAPARLAGNVLLVHETIDQVKEPRLAWIYNAGQRRVRRAPQVAYDGPGTAADGLRTADDLDMYNGAPDRYQWKLLGKKEMYIPYNNYRLWSTKLKYDDILKAGHINPDLTRYELHRVWVVEATLKPNERHIYATRRMYIDEDTWSIVATDQYDGRGQLWRVGEGFQVNDYEQGIAVYAVQSLNDLIAGRYIAMGLLNEARKGPQFGVSSSQTDFTPAALRNAGIR comes from the coding sequence ATGCAAGCAACCACAATGATCAAGGGCGCCATCCTCGGCCTGAGCCTTCTGGCGTGTTCCGTACAGGCCGCGGTTTCAGCGGAGGAGGCGGCGAAACTCGGCACCAGCCTGACCCCGATGGGGGCGCAGAAGGAAGGCAATGCCGACGGCACCATCCCGGCCTGGAACGGCGGCCTGCAGCCGGGCGCGGCGCACGTCGAGAACGGCTTCCTCTCCGACCCGTTCCCCAATGACAAGCCGCTGTTCGTGATCAGCGCGGCCAACGCCGAGCAGTACAAGGACAAGCTCACCGCCGGGCAACTGGCGATGTTCAAGCGCTACCCGGACAGCTACCGCATGCCGGTGTTCCAGACCCGCCGCACCGCGGCCTCGCCGCAGTCGGTCTACGATGCCGTGAAGCAGAGCGCGGTGAGTACCCAGGAAACCAACGACGGCAACGGCCTGGCCAACTTCACTTCGCACTACTATGCCTTCCCGATCCCCAAGAACGGCGTCGAGGTGGTGTGGAACCACATGACCCGCTATCGCGGCACCAACCAGCACCGCGAGACCGTGCAGGCCACCCCGCAGACCAACGGTTCCTACAACACCATCAATTTCGTCGAGGACGTCGCCTATCCGCAGATGCTCAAGGATGCCGACGCGGCGCAGAGCAGCAACGTGCTGTTCTATTACAAGCAGCAGGTGACCGCGCCGGCGCGCCTGGCAGGTAACGTGCTGCTGGTCCACGAGACCATCGACCAGGTCAAGGAGCCGCGCCTGGCGTGGATCTACAACGCCGGCCAGCGCCGCGTGCGCCGTGCCCCGCAGGTTGCCTACGACGGCCCGGGCACCGCTGCGGACGGCTTGCGCACCGCCGACGACCTGGACATGTACAACGGCGCTCCGGACCGCTACCAGTGGAAGCTGCTGGGCAAGAAGGAGATGTACATCCCCTACAACAACTACCGCCTGTGGTCGACCAAGCTCAAGTACGACGACATCCTCAAGGCCGGCCACATCAACCCCGACCTGACGCGCTACGAGCTGCACCGCGTGTGGGTCGTCGAAGCCACGCTCAAGCCCAACGAGCGGCACATCTATGCGACCCGCCGGATGTACATCGACGAAGATACCTGGTCGATCGTCGCCACCGACCAGTACGATGGCCGCGGCCAGCTCTGGCGCGTCGGCGAGGGCTTCCAGGTCAATGACTACGAACAGGGCATCGCAGTGTATGCCGTGCAGTCGCTGAACGACCTGATCGCCGGTCGCTATATTGCGATGGGGCTGCTCAACGAGGCTCGCAAGGGACCGCAGTTCGGTGTGAGCAGCAGCCAGACCGACTTCACCCCGGCCGCCCTGCGCAACGCCGGGATCCGCTGA